A stretch of Paenibacillus mucilaginosus 3016 DNA encodes these proteins:
- a CDS encoding peptidoglycan DD-metalloendopeptidase family protein has product MNVFKGMERFKDLMNKLRGSEKRSDSMVLADEVAAAGSEDGQEAGTPLSHTEKTVVVHKGMVFRTVSAAAFMVAVVWGGHSYVEAGMADTYRVYANGDEIGRVVDPSQVEAFKQSKREELSKATSEAKMVVVEPKIEFKAEKAFKPKGDEAGVLKELEGYFSSYPVGVQLIVNGKPAGVVKDEATAKQVLEHIKQKAVASVAGKKEPGKVTVLSAPSSVPVSTELQKADFVEQVEFQEVKIDPKDLMKPEELQTKLETGNMAPTKYTVQEGDCVGCIAKQFGIPKQVIYQNNPSITDDMIKVGQVLDLTVLQPALSVRTVEKVVESQEIQHEIEYQQDDSMRLGTVEVISPGQNGMKKVTFELTKVNGMLENETLLSEEIVKQPVKEVQRKGTKVVKGEGTGKFAWPVASANITSTFGTRWGALHKGIDLTGNRNIMAADNAKVVFAGTKDGYGKCIILDHLNGYRTLYGHLSEINVEVGQIVEKGEKIGYMGSTGHSTGVHLHFEIQVNESPQNPLKFLNR; this is encoded by the coding sequence ATGAACGTTTTCAAGGGCATGGAACGGTTCAAGGACCTGATGAACAAGCTTAGAGGATCCGAGAAGCGCTCCGACAGCATGGTACTTGCAGATGAGGTCGCAGCAGCAGGCTCCGAAGATGGACAAGAAGCGGGAACTCCGCTTTCACATACAGAAAAAACGGTTGTAGTACATAAAGGAATGGTATTCCGGACGGTATCGGCTGCAGCATTCATGGTTGCGGTCGTGTGGGGCGGGCATTCTTACGTGGAGGCCGGTATGGCCGATACCTATCGTGTCTACGCCAACGGGGATGAGATCGGCAGGGTGGTGGACCCGTCGCAGGTCGAAGCATTCAAGCAGTCGAAGCGCGAAGAGCTCTCGAAGGCGACAAGCGAAGCCAAGATGGTCGTCGTCGAGCCGAAGATCGAATTTAAGGCTGAAAAGGCTTTCAAGCCCAAGGGCGATGAAGCGGGCGTATTGAAGGAGCTGGAAGGCTACTTCAGCAGCTATCCGGTAGGGGTACAGCTCATCGTCAACGGCAAACCGGCCGGCGTCGTCAAAGACGAGGCGACGGCGAAGCAGGTGCTGGAGCACATCAAGCAGAAGGCTGTAGCTTCCGTTGCCGGTAAGAAAGAGCCGGGCAAAGTGACCGTGCTCTCCGCTCCTTCCTCGGTTCCGGTATCGACGGAGCTGCAGAAGGCGGATTTCGTGGAGCAGGTGGAATTCCAGGAGGTCAAGATCGATCCGAAGGATCTGATGAAGCCGGAGGAGCTGCAGACGAAGCTCGAGACAGGCAATATGGCCCCGACCAAATATACGGTGCAGGAAGGGGACTGCGTCGGCTGCATTGCCAAGCAGTTCGGCATCCCGAAGCAGGTCATCTATCAGAATAACCCCAGCATAACGGATGATATGATCAAAGTGGGCCAGGTGCTCGACCTGACCGTCCTTCAGCCTGCCTTGTCCGTACGGACGGTGGAGAAGGTGGTTGAAAGCCAGGAGATCCAGCATGAGATCGAGTATCAGCAGGATGACAGCATGCGTCTGGGTACGGTGGAAGTCATCTCTCCGGGCCAGAACGGCATGAAGAAGGTAACCTTCGAGCTCACCAAGGTCAACGGTATGCTCGAGAACGAGACCCTTCTTAGCGAAGAGATCGTGAAGCAGCCGGTCAAAGAGGTGCAGAGAAAAGGCACGAAGGTCGTCAAGGGCGAAGGTACAGGCAAGTTCGCCTGGCCGGTGGCTTCGGCCAACATCACAAGCACCTTCGGTACGCGCTGGGGCGCTCTCCACAAGGGGATCGACCTGACCGGCAACCGCAACATCATGGCGGCGGATAATGCCAAAGTGGTCTTCGCGGGCACGAAGGACGGCTACGGCAAATGCATCATCCTCGACCACCTGAACGGTTACCGGACGCTATACGGCCATCTCAGCGAGATTAACGTGGAGGTCGGCCAGATCGTCGAGAAGGGCGAGAAGATCGGCTATATGGGCTCCACCGGCCATTCGACGGGCGTGCATCTGCACTTTGAGATTCAGGTGAACGAGAGCCCGCAGAATCCGCTGAAGTTCCTGAACCGGTAA
- the yycF gene encoding response regulator YycF → MAKILVVDDEQPIADILKFNLEKEGHEVICAYDGGTAVDLAYAEEPDLILLDLMLPVKDGMDVCREVRQKLNTPIIMLTAKDNEIDKVLGLELGADDYVTKPFGTRELLARVKAHLRRQSKSQAAPAQEAEEEQRQGIRILSLFIDTDMYVVYKDGAPLDLTHREFELVQYMAKNSGKVMTREHLLQAVWGFEYFGDVRTVDVTIRRLREKLEDDPSRPEYIITRRGLGYMMRNPKMNAGSF, encoded by the coding sequence GTGGCCAAAATTCTGGTAGTGGACGACGAACAACCGATTGCCGATATATTGAAGTTCAACCTCGAAAAAGAGGGGCACGAGGTCATCTGCGCATATGACGGCGGAACCGCCGTGGATCTCGCGTATGCGGAGGAGCCGGATTTGATTCTTCTCGATCTCATGCTGCCGGTGAAGGACGGCATGGATGTCTGCCGGGAGGTGCGGCAGAAGCTTAACACGCCGATCATCATGCTTACGGCCAAGGACAACGAGATCGACAAGGTGCTGGGCCTGGAGCTCGGCGCCGACGATTATGTTACGAAGCCCTTCGGCACACGGGAGCTCCTGGCCCGGGTGAAGGCGCATCTGCGGCGCCAGAGCAAGTCACAGGCCGCACCTGCGCAGGAAGCCGAAGAAGAGCAGCGGCAGGGTATCCGTATCCTGAGCCTGTTCATCGATACGGACATGTACGTGGTGTACAAGGACGGCGCTCCGCTTGACCTGACCCACCGGGAGTTCGAGCTTGTGCAGTACATGGCGAAGAACAGCGGCAAGGTCATGACGCGGGAGCATCTGCTTCAGGCGGTATGGGGATTCGAATACTTCGGTGACGTGCGGACGGTGGATGTGACGATCCGGAGGCTGCGCGAGAAGCTCGAGGATGACCCGAGCCGGCCGGAATACATCATTACGAGGCGGGGACTGGGCTACATGATGCGCAACCCGAAAATGAATGCTGGCAGCTTCTAA